Proteins from one Microcaecilia unicolor chromosome 2, aMicUni1.1, whole genome shotgun sequence genomic window:
- the RMND5A gene encoding E3 ubiquitin-protein transferase RMND5A, giving the protein MDQCVTVERELEKVLQKFSGYGQQCERGLQELIEYTGGLRSEILQTSDQESELSGTLSIVLTQCCKRIKDTVQKLASDHKDIHSSVSRVGKAIDKNFDADISSVGIDGCWQADSQRTLNEVMVEHFFRQGMLDVAEELCQEAGLSIDPSQKEPFVELNRILEALKFRVLRPALEWAVSNREMLMAQNSSLEFKLHRLYFISLLMGGTTNQREALQYAKNFQPFAINHQKDIQVLMGSLVYLRQGIENSPYVHLLDANQWADICDIFTRDACALLGLSVESPLSVSFSAGCVALPALINIKAVIEQRQCTGVWNQKDELPIEVDLGKKCWYHSIFACPILRQQTTDNNPPMKLVCGHIISRDALNKMFNGSKLKCPYCPMEQGPGDAKQIFF; this is encoded by the exons ATGGATCAGTGCGTGACGGTGGAGCGGGAGCTGGAGAAAGTGCTGCAGAAATTCAGCGGCTACGGGCAGCAGTGCGAGCGCGGCCTGCAGGAGCTGATCGAGTACACGGGCGGCCTGCGTAGCGAGATCCTGCAGACAAGCG ACCAAGAGAGTGAATTGTCCGGCACACTTTCAATTGTTTTGACACAATGCTGTAAAAGAATAAAAGACACAGTTCAAAAATTGGCTTCTGATCATAAAGACATTCACAGCAGTGTTTCTCGTGTGGGAAAAGCAATTGATAAg AATTTTGATGCTGACATAAGCAGTGTGGGAATAGATGGGTGCTGGCAAGCCGACAGCCAGAGAACTCTCAATGAAGTTATGGTGGAGCATTTCTTTCGACAAGGGATGCTAGATGTGGCTGAGGAGCTTTGTCAG gAAGCTGGTCTTTCAATAGATCCAAGCCAAAAAGAACCGTTTGTGGAATTAAACCGAATATTAGAAGCTTTAAAATTCAGAGTTCTACGACCTGCACTAGA ATGGGCAGTATCAAATCGAGAGATGCTAATGGCTCAGAATAGTTCTTTGGAGTTTAAATTACACAGATTGTATTTTATAAGCTTATTGATGGGAGGAACAACAAACCAGAGGGAGGCATTGCAATATGCCAAAAACTTTCAACCTTTTGCTATAAATCAtcaaaaag ATATCCAGGTTTTGATGGGAAGCCTAGTTTATCTTCGACAAGGTATAGAGAATTCTCCTTATGTTCATCTGCTTGATGCAAACCAGTGGGCAGACATCTGTGACATTTTTACTAGAGATGCTTGTGCTCTCCTGGGTCTTTCCGTTGAATCACCTCTCAGTGTTAG TTTTTCAGCGGGGTGTGTAGCTCTTCCAGCTCTCATTAACATCAAAGCAGTGATTGAACAAAGACAGTGCACTGGAGTTTGGAACCAGAAAGACGAATTACCA ATTGAAGTGGACCTTGGTAAAAAGTGTTGGTATCACTCGATATTTGCCTGCCCCATTCTTCGGCAACAAACGACAGACAATAATCCACCTATGAAACTTGTTTGTGGGCACATTATCTCCAGAGATGCACTGAATAAAATGTTTAATGGTAGCAA ATTAAAATGTCCGTATTGTCCAATGGAACAGGGTCCAGGTGatgctaaacaaatatttttctga